A region of Halalkaliarchaeum desulfuricum DNA encodes the following proteins:
- a CDS encoding CPBP family glutamic-type intramembrane protease, with protein MTTVADNLTGRRWIAASLVTGGIIVILWELTSTSTMTERVIRDTVIYLIIPGTLGIAAGRHLGWRVDRRAIRNTIALSLFVLPFYLVGSTLPTIRQHYPIWYVTPELGAFIPHAVQLFILALATETYFRGLLCVGVREIGFKCVFISPIVYILIHRHSPPIEFLLSGPTDVLFGAVDYDANSILPSVVAHGCGLVLLDWLVLHDPILPPELVLRYLDWIPIPL; from the coding sequence ATGACGACGGTAGCTGACAACCTCACGGGACGCCGATGGATAGCGGCGTCACTCGTAACTGGCGGGATCATCGTGATTCTCTGGGAACTGACGAGTACGTCCACGATGACCGAACGGGTCATTCGTGACACGGTTATCTACCTCATCATTCCGGGCACACTCGGGATCGCGGCCGGGAGACATCTCGGCTGGCGGGTCGATCGACGAGCGATACGGAACACGATCGCGTTATCGCTTTTTGTCCTCCCGTTTTACCTGGTCGGTTCGACGCTGCCGACGATCCGACAGCACTATCCGATCTGGTATGTGACCCCCGAGCTCGGGGCGTTTATTCCACACGCCGTTCAGCTTTTTATACTCGCATTGGCAACTGAAACGTACTTTCGGGGATTGCTGTGTGTCGGTGTCCGGGAGATCGGATTCAAGTGCGTGTTCATCAGCCCGATCGTATACATACTCATCCACAGACACAGCCCACCCATCGAGTTCCTCCTGTCGGGCCCGACAGACGTGCTGTTCGGTGCCGTCGATTACGACGCGAACTCGATTCTCCCATCCGTGGTCGCCCACGGCTGTGGACTCGTGTTGCTCGATTGGCTAGTCCTTCACGACCCGATACTCCCGCCCGAACTGGTGTTGCGCTACCTCGACTGGATTCCGATACCGCTGTGA
- a CDS encoding DUF790 family protein, whose product MLRKELLRVSRAGGGYHPQFVGREERPLAARAIGTYQGHVGERRERLDAAIEELERESDDFKLVRGFASLLDREAVFETRAPIPPERARRVAFERAEAVGVATEQERSRARSDAAERLGVDPDDIEQSLYADREPNQYLASFESPWSPDELLDRYNLSLAQTALFDATEVRIESSDPRRLVSAVKRLGLLYELRNTEVGRTLFVTGPDALFGRTRRYGTAFARLLASVASAEEWSLRATIDDRGTERELKLETGDVVPPTGEPIAEPTYDSGVEADFAARFEALDRPWQLRREPEPLSVNTSVMIPDFAFDYEHADFRVFFEVMGFWTPSYVEKKLDQLANVEDVQLLVAVDETLGLDPESSTERRTETGEAAAEVKARDHRVVTYSGSVRVKDVVDVLREYESGFIEREAERVPEEVVPDADVISLVEVAAEFGVSVAAVEEKAFPEHRVVGRTLVRPAVLSEIDENLEPGQSLADVESILESRGLSDASAVLSTLGYRIEWEGLGGGRLRRRKK is encoded by the coding sequence GTGCTGCGAAAGGAGTTGCTCCGGGTTTCCCGGGCCGGCGGCGGCTATCATCCACAGTTCGTGGGACGGGAGGAGCGACCCCTCGCCGCACGCGCGATCGGGACATACCAGGGCCACGTCGGCGAGCGTCGCGAGCGTCTCGACGCCGCGATCGAGGAACTCGAGCGGGAGTCGGACGACTTCAAGCTCGTCCGGGGGTTCGCATCGCTGCTCGACCGGGAGGCTGTCTTCGAGACCCGCGCGCCGATCCCTCCGGAGCGCGCCCGTCGGGTTGCATTCGAACGTGCAGAAGCCGTCGGAGTCGCAACGGAACAGGAGCGATCGCGAGCCCGTTCCGACGCCGCAGAACGCCTCGGCGTCGATCCCGACGACATCGAGCAGTCGCTGTACGCCGATCGAGAGCCGAACCAGTACCTCGCGTCCTTCGAGAGTCCGTGGAGTCCCGACGAGTTGCTGGACCGCTACAACCTCTCGCTGGCCCAGACCGCGCTGTTCGACGCGACCGAGGTCCGGATCGAAAGCAGCGATCCCCGCAGGCTCGTGTCGGCGGTAAAGCGGCTCGGGCTCCTGTACGAACTCCGGAACACCGAAGTCGGGCGTACGCTTTTCGTCACCGGTCCGGACGCGCTGTTCGGCCGGACCCGTCGCTACGGCACCGCGTTCGCCCGGTTGCTCGCTTCGGTCGCAAGCGCCGAGGAGTGGTCGCTGCGGGCGACGATCGACGACCGGGGGACCGAACGCGAGCTGAAACTGGAAACCGGAGACGTGGTTCCGCCCACCGGGGAGCCGATCGCGGAGCCGACCTACGACAGCGGCGTCGAGGCAGACTTCGCTGCGCGGTTCGAGGCGCTCGACCGTCCCTGGCAGCTCCGTCGGGAGCCGGAGCCGCTGTCGGTCAACACGAGCGTGATGATCCCGGACTTCGCGTTCGATTACGAGCACGCCGACTTCCGGGTGTTCTTCGAGGTGATGGGCTTCTGGACGCCGTCGTACGTCGAAAAGAAGCTCGATCAGCTGGCGAACGTCGAGGACGTCCAGCTGCTGGTCGCGGTCGACGAGACGCTCGGACTCGATCCGGAATCCTCGACCGAACGGCGGACGGAAACGGGCGAGGCGGCGGCGGAGGTGAAAGCCCGGGACCACCGCGTCGTCACCTACTCGGGGAGCGTCCGCGTGAAGGACGTCGTCGACGTGCTCCGCGAATACGAATCCGGGTTTATCGAACGCGAGGCCGAGCGCGTCCCGGAGGAGGTGGTTCCCGATGCCGACGTCATCTCCCTCGTCGAGGTCGCCGCCGAATTCGGCGTCAGCGTCGCCGCCGTCGAGGAGAAGGCGTTTCCGGAGCATCGAGTCGTCGGGCGAACCCTGGTCCGGCCGGCGGTCCTGTCGGAGATCGACGAGAATCTCGAACCGGGGCAGTCACTGGCGGACGTGGAGTCAATTCTCGAGTCCAGGGGGCTTTCGGACGCGAGCGCGGTGCTGTCTACACTCGGCTATCGGATCGAATGGGAGGGTCTCGGCGGCGGTCGACTCCGTCGGCGAAAGAAGTGA
- a CDS encoding topoisomerase DNA-binding C4 zinc finger domain-containing protein, which translates to MSSELRLFAGECTTTFEGTRSRTQHGYVVVMVKPDDTVLVHDADGYQPVAWLTRPDEATVEHHGDGTDTGDAEFTITARTGDQNLTVESCGKGAVRTIPVGEAGVPVGDCVESDCAGTLARTGGDVACVDCGMRYGLPAGATVLEKRCDDCGLPQIRVERGETFEVCLDYSCESLNDRIRERYDRAFDCPDCDSDLRIRVTDGRPFFGCEGYPDCETAFSIPAGVVVGLCDCGLPVFETATGQRCLDGTCDSYRE; encoded by the coding sequence ATGTCCAGCGAACTCAGACTGTTCGCGGGGGAGTGTACGACCACGTTCGAGGGCACCCGGTCGAGAACACAGCACGGATACGTCGTCGTGATGGTCAAGCCCGACGACACCGTGCTGGTCCACGACGCGGACGGCTACCAGCCGGTCGCGTGGCTAACCAGACCCGATGAGGCGACAGTCGAGCATCACGGCGACGGGACGGATACTGGAGACGCCGAGTTCACGATCACTGCCCGGACCGGCGACCAGAACCTCACCGTCGAGTCGTGCGGGAAAGGGGCCGTCCGAACGATTCCGGTCGGGGAAGCGGGAGTTCCGGTGGGCGACTGCGTCGAGTCCGACTGTGCGGGAACGCTTGCGAGAACCGGCGGAGACGTCGCCTGCGTCGACTGTGGGATGCGCTACGGGCTGCCTGCTGGGGCAACTGTGCTCGAAAAGCGGTGTGACGACTGCGGGCTCCCGCAGATCCGGGTGGAGCGAGGCGAGACGTTCGAAGTGTGTCTCGATTACAGCTGCGAGTCGCTGAACGACCGGATCCGGGAACGATACGATCGCGCGTTCGACTGTCCCGACTGCGATAGCGACCTCCGGATCCGGGTCACGGACGGCCGCCCGTTTTTCGGCTGCGAGGGCTATCCCGACTGCGAGACCGCCTTCTCGATCCCCGCCGGCGTCGTCGTCGGCCTGTGCGACTGCGGGCTCCCGGTCTTCGAGACGGCGACCGGACAGCGCTGTCTCGACGGGACCTGCGACAGCTACCGCGAGTGA
- the endA gene encoding tRNA-intron lyase: MQIHGTLHDGEVHVGGDARQRFYDARGYGRPLGGNDIALTRVEAAHLLFRGDLDGVEVDGQSLAFEEFFVDAAAAGDRFALRFLVYADLRERGFYLSPVRDGWPGERALDPDAPGRADFAVYDRGDGPPNGSVAYRVRVVGERERLPAVELSGVLAIVDEESDLTYFETGTQALDGSTTYELPATIGGVLLEDRVVVWDAPEPLYERGFYGQPLSGRTGPVEDALQLSLVEAASLAAEGVLSLSAVIGGDESTNDSPALASIVERGRDVEGDRFDRRLRVYRQLRDAEIVPKTGFKFGADFRTYANVESVEELPHSEALVRVLPPEHVFDPRELSLDVRLAGGVRKRMVFALTDGSTVEYRSVARLTP; this comes from the coding sequence ATGCAGATCCACGGAACCCTGCACGACGGGGAGGTCCACGTCGGCGGGGACGCGCGCCAGCGCTTCTACGACGCCAGGGGGTATGGTCGACCGCTGGGGGGCAACGACATCGCCCTCACCCGGGTCGAGGCGGCACACCTGCTGTTTCGGGGTGATCTCGACGGCGTCGAGGTCGACGGGCAGTCGTTGGCGTTCGAGGAGTTCTTCGTCGACGCCGCCGCGGCGGGCGACCGGTTCGCGCTCCGCTTTCTGGTGTATGCGGACCTCCGGGAGCGCGGGTTTTATCTCTCGCCGGTTCGGGACGGGTGGCCAGGCGAGCGGGCGCTCGATCCCGACGCGCCGGGACGAGCCGATTTCGCCGTGTACGATCGAGGCGATGGACCGCCGAACGGATCGGTGGCGTACCGGGTTCGGGTCGTCGGCGAGCGAGAGCGGCTTCCGGCAGTCGAGCTGTCGGGCGTGCTCGCGATCGTCGACGAGGAGAGCGATCTCACCTACTTCGAAACCGGGACGCAGGCGTTGGACGGATCGACGACGTACGAACTCCCGGCGACGATCGGGGGAGTGCTGCTGGAGGATCGGGTCGTCGTCTGGGACGCTCCCGAACCGCTGTACGAGCGGGGTTTTTACGGCCAGCCGCTGTCCGGCCGGACCGGCCCCGTCGAGGACGCGCTCCAGCTGTCGCTGGTCGAGGCGGCCTCCCTCGCAGCCGAGGGGGTGCTGTCGCTTTCTGCCGTGATCGGTGGGGACGAGTCGACGAACGACTCCCCGGCGCTCGCGTCGATCGTCGAGCGGGGACGCGATGTCGAGGGCGACCGGTTCGATCGGCGGCTCCGAGTGTACCGGCAACTCAGGGACGCAGAGATCGTTCCGAAGACTGGATTCAAATTCGGCGCCGACTTCCGCACGTACGCGAACGTGGAGTCGGTCGAGGAGCTCCCTCACTCGGAGGCGCTCGTTCGAGTGTTGCCGCCGGAGCACGTCTTCGACCCGCGCGAACTGTCGCTGGACGTCCGGCTGGCGGGCGGCGTTCGCAAGCGAATGGTTTTTGCGTTGACCGACGGGAGTACAGTCGAGTACCGTTCGGTAGCTCGACTCACGCCATGA
- a CDS encoding tryptophan--tRNA ligase encodes MTDETEATDGGSDTAAGADDLALDPWGSSTVSDYRKLFEEFGIEEFEEVLPGVPDPHYLMRRGVIFGHREYDRVARAMANDEPFAALSGFMPTGDPHIGHKLVFDELIWHQEQGGDTYGLIADLEAHSARGISWEEIDEHARNYLLSLIALGFDPEEGELYRQADNTEVRDLAFELGSKANFSEFQAIYGFGGDTSISHMQSVVTQMADILYPQLAEPKPTVIPVGPDQDPHVRFARDLAARLRYFGITEAFASFEVDPDERGLLSRAYEALSRDGSADDGSDEPPRCEDAADWLETNQQESPVRESVVGKLRAAGKEPLRPRVRFLDRNATDEAFEALIEAVEGDKRVFDEHVDSFDLSRPEAEELAREIEIDHGGYGFMLPSSIYHRFMTGLTGGKMSSSIPASHISLLDDPEEGYEKVKAATTGGRETAELQRELGGEADDCPVYELYAYLLAGDDDEFATRVYDECVGGERLCGGCKEQAAELMREFLTEHQEKREEAEEILEDLDVELEAERRGVPGDEH; translated from the coding sequence ATGACCGACGAGACCGAAGCCACGGACGGAGGCAGCGACACGGCAGCCGGCGCGGACGACCTGGCGCTGGACCCGTGGGGTTCCTCGACCGTCTCGGATTACCGGAAGCTGTTCGAGGAGTTCGGCATCGAAGAGTTCGAGGAGGTCCTGCCGGGAGTGCCGGACCCCCACTACCTGATGCGCCGGGGCGTCATCTTCGGCCACCGGGAGTACGATCGGGTCGCCCGGGCGATGGCAAACGACGAGCCGTTCGCGGCGCTGTCGGGCTTCATGCCGACCGGCGACCCCCACATCGGCCACAAGCTCGTGTTCGACGAGTTGATCTGGCACCAGGAACAGGGCGGGGACACCTACGGTCTCATCGCGGACCTGGAGGCCCACTCCGCGCGGGGGATATCCTGGGAGGAGATCGACGAACACGCCCGCAACTATCTGCTGTCGTTGATCGCGCTCGGGTTCGACCCCGAAGAGGGCGAACTCTACCGGCAGGCGGATAACACGGAGGTTCGGGATCTCGCCTTCGAACTCGGCTCGAAGGCCAACTTCTCGGAGTTCCAGGCGATCTACGGCTTCGGCGGGGACACCAGCATCTCGCACATGCAAAGTGTCGTCACCCAGATGGCCGACATCCTCTACCCGCAGCTGGCGGAGCCGAAGCCAACGGTGATCCCGGTCGGACCGGATCAGGATCCACACGTCCGGTTCGCCCGCGATCTGGCCGCGCGATTGCGCTACTTCGGGATCACGGAGGCGTTCGCGAGCTTCGAGGTCGACCCCGACGAGCGCGGACTGCTCTCTCGGGCGTACGAGGCGCTGTCGCGAGACGGTTCCGCGGACGACGGCTCCGACGAACCGCCGCGGTGTGAGGACGCAGCCGACTGGCTCGAAACGAACCAACAGGAGTCACCGGTACGGGAGTCGGTGGTCGGGAAGCTCCGGGCCGCCGGGAAAGAGCCCCTCCGGCCCCGGGTTCGGTTCCTCGACCGCAACGCCACCGACGAGGCGTTCGAGGCGCTGATCGAGGCGGTAGAGGGCGACAAGCGCGTCTTCGACGAGCACGTCGACAGCTTTGACCTGTCCCGACCGGAGGCCGAGGAGCTCGCCCGCGAAATCGAGATCGACCACGGCGGGTACGGGTTCATGCTCCCCTCGTCGATCTACCACCGGTTCATGACGGGGCTTACGGGCGGAAAGATGTCATCGTCGATCCCCGCGAGCCACATCTCGTTGCTTGATGACCCTGAGGAGGGGTACGAGAAGGTGAAGGCGGCGACCACCGGGGGGCGCGAGACCGCCGAACTACAGCGCGAACTCGGCGGCGAGGCCGACGACTGTCCAGTGTATGAACTGTATGCCTATTTGCTGGCCGGCGACGACGACGAGTTCGCTACCAGGGTGTACGACGAGTGTGTCGGCGGGGAGCGGCTCTGTGGCGGCTGCAAGGAACAGGCCGCCGAACTGATGCGGGAGTTCCTCACAGAGCACCAGGAAAAGCGCGAAGAAGCAGAAGAGATCCTGGAGGATCTGGACGTCGAACTCGAGGCAGAACGGCGAGGCGTTCCCGGCGACGAGCACTGA